From the genome of Brassica oleracea var. oleracea cultivar TO1000 chromosome C4, BOL, whole genome shotgun sequence:
AATATCAGAAATACGCAGCGGTAAACGATAGCAAGATAACAATCATTATGCTAATTACTAGCTCATCACCAAACTCAAAGTCGACTTAAACCAGGGTTTAACAACCCGAAACATGATATAATATATATAACAAACTCGGGCCCTAGTGACGTTAGGTTCCTCCTTCACTATCGGAAATATCCTATCTCCCTACCACAAAGGCCAGAAGAAGGAACTTTCAACCGACCGCGGCCCACTGTCCTTCGGGTCACCGTGCGACAGCCCACAGTCCTTCGGGTCACTGCCACATTACAGTGTCGTGTAATCACTCAGCCATAGGCCATGACCCCGTCTATCTGAGTCTTCCCGATCCAGCGAATAAAGGGTTTCCTTGAATCCGCCAGGTACGAGGTCTGAAGGAACACTAACTCACCCCAATATGCCTAGCATTGTGGGTTACACAAATGCTATTGGCCAATATATGATTAACACTAAACCCGGTAAATATAACACAAGGTTCCTAGTATTAATCACACAATCAACACATTCCACCTCAAACATGCCTAGCATTGTGGGTTACTCAAATGCTATATGGCCAATATATGATTAATACTAAACCCGGTAAAATAACACAAGGTTCTTAGTATTAATCGTAAATTAACACAATCAATCATATTCCAGAATCTAGCATAAAACTAATTCCAAAATACCTAACTATCCACAACTTTGCGATATCATCTAAGCATTCTGCATTCGCTAACTAACCAATCAACCTAACCATTAACATGCTACTACGGTTCTCAAGCAATAACCAGCATGCCATCAACTCAATCAACATAACCTCAATTATTAACTAGTCAAACCGTTACTCAGTTAGACCCTCCTGCCATGATCCAACTTCCAAGTAACGGTACCCTACATGAAAACAACTCAGCAATCAATTGATTATAACTCACTGTTTTTGGTTGACCGTGGCCTTGACCCCAAACCCGACTTCTGCGATTCGAACCCTTTCTCGACCTTCTCAAGTAGACCCACGTCCAGACTGGTCTTGAACTATTCTCCACTAGAACTGATCTCTCTTCACTTGAACAGAACCTTCTCCAGGTGATGACTCAAAATCGGCAGAGTAACTGTTCTCGAAAACTGCCTTAAAAGCTCGAAAACGATCGGAACTCGAACTTTCTTTCTTTCCTTTCTCTCTCACGTTTTTAACTGACTTTGAAGTGTTATGGATGTGTTCAAATGAGAGGGGGTCGTGGGCTATTTATAGACATAAGCAGCCAATCAGATTCAAGCCGTGTGGCAGTCCGTGTGTCGCTTCACATGGCTCCGGACGCATGCGCGGCGACACCTCGTGCTCCACATGGCTGGCTGCATGTCTCAGTCTCATGCAGGATGACACACCCACGTCTAGATGGCTTGCTGCATGACTGAAGTGCATGCAGGTCGAGACACCATCTCACACATGACTGGCCGCATGCTTCGATTGCATGCATCGCGACATCTCGCGCTTGGCCGTTCCACCTCGTGGTTCTATGTGTCACTCCGCATGCTGTGATCATTTTTACTGTAACACCTCATTCTTCCCTTGCCACATACCATGCCTGGCAGTTGCCACCACGTCCTGATCTCATAGATCGAGCCACCTCGAGCTTCTCGGTCCATTCGTCTGATTTCGACCCTTTCGGTGAATTTTCGTCCCGCGATCAATCTCAAATATTTTTATACCCCTGTTCTGATGAACTGAATATTTTTAATAAACTCCACTTCGATTCTGATCTTGAGGGACAATATTTTATGAGCTTCCGGCTTCTTCGAAAAATCCCGTAATACCGAAATTAGGGTTTTTCCCCCAATTTCTGGTCTTTCAACTGTGCTTCCAAAAGTGTCATGCTTCAAACGTCCTTTGAATCAATCTACCACATTTTCTAACCATTGTCTAGTGGCATACTTGACTCATGGTTCAGACAACAACAATCTGGTCGTCCGCGACTCGACCACCTAAAAGATACTCTACCATTTTTATTTATGGGTTTCTACACCCGTGGTGGTGCTTCGCCGTGAGGATGACAGGAGAGACACCAAAGTTTTAGGCAATTTGGACGGTTGGGCCCAGGGCCGGATCTGGACCAAACCCATTGAACCATTGGCCTTAGGCCCCCAAAAATTTTGGACAATTTTTATATGAGTAAAGGTCTCCAAATCATAATTTGTTTTTTTTATAAATTTTCTTAAGAAATGTTTAAGGCCCCCATATTCTCAGATCCGTCCCTGGTTGGGCCCATTGGGTCGCATTGAGATGGGTCATGGGTCGGGTTGAAAACGGACGGGTCTCAGCTTTTTTGGAGCCCATTCGGAGTTGGTGAAAGTGTTGGGTCAGAAATTGAGGTACATGGCCATGGATCCGAGCTTCCATTGGAGATGTTGTGAAGATTAGGAGTGGAGGGACAAAATTGGGAGAATAGAGAGAGAGAGAGAGAGAGAGTTGGCAAATTAATGCAAAGCAATGACTATTATTGTTTTGTTATTACTATGAGAGTTGATGACCATTTAAATATATATTATAATGATTGAGTTTTTGCTCATTTCTTAGGGTGTCCACCTCATCATTTCATTTATTTTGGTAGGATCCATCTTTATGCTTTTGTTTTAATATATTATCTATACGTAAAAACTTTCAATAAATATCATTTAATGCGGTGGTTTACACATCTTTAAAAAGGCTAACAACCCGAACCCGAGTTCGAATAGAAACCATTGGTTTTTTATATGTTTTTATGATTAAGTTTAATTAAAAGCAATATTGACTCCCACGGCTCATAATTTTCAAGAGTTATACATCAATTTCTTTGATTTTTGCCATTTTCATGAAAACATCATGAATCTTTATATATACTACTCGATTATAGGATGAAACGAGTAAAATTAATTTTTTTTAAGAATCCTGATTTTCGGACTGAATCAGTCTAAATCGTCACCGTTGGTGCCGGAGTTACGTTTTTCCGGTGATTTTCCGGCCTTCGGCGGTGAGTTTTCGAACAGGGCTATGTGATGAATTAATGGTTGTTGGGTCATTTTAATTAACTCGCGGCCTATCGCACCCATTTTCTACATAACCCTTAAAAGGTATGGCTGATGCGTGAGACATACCCAAAGAAGCCTCATAATCGTCTATTCGTTTTCAACGTCTCTAAGCTATGGCCTAGGGTTCTCCCACTTCGTCGCTTAACTCTCACTTCCGATGATAAACCATTACACTCTAAGCCGCTCTATTCAGCGTCGCGTATCATTGAAACTCTTTAAATTGATAAAATTTCATAATCCTACTGAAAACTTGATTAATATAACTTGTCTTTGTTGTTTCTTCTACTTTCCGAAGTTTTCCACTAAGACATGTATGCCATGGAGGGATTCACTAATTTCCCAGGCTTCAAATCCAAATTAGAACACATTGGTAGTTTCAAGGAGCAGGTGAACAAAATCGTTTACACAGCCGACAACTACAGGAACAACCAATGAAAAAGAAACACATCTTCTTGGACGGACAAAGAGAGTTCGCATAGACCTGAGAGGAGCTCATGGAGATTCATTTGTTTATTTCTGTTAAAACATCTCGTCTTGACTATATTTATAGGGTTATATATATTCTCTTGCTCTATGTCTAATAAAAGGTTTCACTATTGTTTGGGGTTTCTAAATTGTGGTAGATAATTATTTTCTTATACTTGCACAACTTACAGATTTACTGGATAGCTAATGAGGATGACAATTAGTCAGCGTATCATATGTTGAATCTCAGCAGATATGTGGGTCTCTGTCCGACATATTCATGGAAAAAATATTGCTAGATGTCGAATTCATAAAGATAAATCGGAAACACTTTTAGACGTCCACACATAAGATATGAAATATCAACACATAAGAAATCACCGGTTATTCTCATATCAACCTAATCAATCTATTATAATATAGATTATATACAACACGGAAAAACAAAAGTTAAAACAAAAAAACAAAATCCCATACATATGACTATACAATGCATCAATAACGTATCCGGCTCCGCGCTTGCGCAGGAGCTATGCCACTAGTTTTAAATGAATGATCAACTTTTCAGTGAAATAGAAATACAAAATCTAATCGTTTAAAAACATAATTGTCATAAAATCATCAAAAATATATGCATTTTATTTTTTTTTAAGTTACTTTGCATTTTTTTCTGAGAAAATAATTATATAATGATTTAAGATATAATATAATGTTGGCGTACACTTGGTTGTGGTAGAAAAAGACAGGGTAATTTGGATGTGTGCCTTTTTGTATCTGGCCAACTCCGTATTCTTATGTTTACTAACATCCCACGGAATATATGTATGGCAGACGTTGTAAACGACACCAAGCACACTGCATTCGCCTAAGACTCTAAGAGCACCTGCAACTTAGGATTTAAAGTAATTCTTAACTGTTTAAAAATTAATAAAATAATTATGTGGGGCCGTGTTTTTAAGTTTTTGTGTCACCAAAGTTTCAAATAATCTTTGCTTAAGGATTCATTCTTATGCAATATCGTCACTGTTTGTGGGCCTCGAATGATCATCTTTTTTTTTCAGCTTAAAAAAAAAATAATTAACAATAAAAAAATTCTATTTACTATTTCTAAGAATTTGGGCACAGGTTCACAGTTGCTGATGCCCTAACTGGTAATCAATAAAGAAATATGGGAAATAAGAAAAAAAGAATGAAAAAAATAAAATAAAAGGAAAAACTATTTTTTTCCTAATTTAATAAAGAATAATTGTAATCTATTATTCCTTAAATGTTAAGGAATGTAGAGGAATCATAAGAACAAATATTTTTTGTAAATGGTGTAAATTGTAAGGAATGATAAGGAATTTACTATTCTCACTCATTCCCTTGATCACCATTTAGAGCCTTATATCATGATTAACCACAGTCTCTTGACTGAGGTTCTTAGCTTCGACTAAGAGACGGTTCTTAGCTTTTTCTTAAATTTTAACTAAGAAAAACTAAGAACCGTCTCTTAAATAAGAGATATAAGAGGCGTTTCTTAGCCGATAAATCTCATAGGAATTAGGATGAAGAAGTTCTCCTACTTTTAAATCAGTTTATAAAAAAAATTAAAAAAATGTCAAATCATGAGTTAAGAACCCCAGCTAAAAAACCAGAGTTAATCATGTCCTTAGTATCTGTCACTTTGGTTTCATTTTGTCAATTTTTTCTGAGCATATATGAAATACCATAATGTATTATTGCCCATAGTTAAAATTATTAAATGAAACCAAATGATCACATATTAATTGAATTTTGTGATTCTGCCATCTAATTAAAGACCCAATAATACATTTAGAAATTGGAATCCAAATGGTTATGATGGTATTCATTCTATCAAAGAAATATCTGTTTAATCATAGAGACGTCTTTGTATATACACAAGATGAGAAGAAACTGAAACAAAATAGTAATCACACATTAAATATTAAGAAAAACATACCGAGCAAAAACGATGTTGGATCAAAAATGTATTCATAAATTTCACTAACCATAAATGAGTTTTCCTGTCAAAACGATGTTTACTGCTAAAACCGCAAAATGAGTTTTCAGGTTAAAATTGCAAAATAATTTTTTCCCCGAAAAAGCGAGTTTTTTCGCCAAAATCGTAAACAAGTTTTTGCGCTAAAACAAGTTTTCTATAAAATTGCAAAATCTTGTTTATATATTAAAGCTCACATTAATGATATTAATATTTTACATGATCTTCAGAGTAAATAAGATAATACTTTGGGTACCCACGAGTAAACCTATACAATATTGGATTATTTTCTTGGTTTGGATTTCAATTGATGTTTCTGAATTTTTGCAGGTTGGATATAAACTAGGTTGGATTATTTGTGGATTGGGTTGAGAGAGTGTAGGTTGGATTATTCCCACCCTCTCCCTACACTCTCTCGCCGCCTCTGGTGCTAAAATGCCTTTTTGCATTTTTTGTCCTCTTTCCATTTTTTTTTTGTCACAGTCAAAAAAAAAAAAAAAATATATATATATATATATACACAGAAGCAGAAAAATATAGAAGCATTGTGATTCATCCAGGTTCAAGCACACGCTTTTCTTCTCGCTCGCTCGGTCTGCTGATATTTCGAGATTCAACGTCTCTCATACTTTGATTTATATTCTGTTCGTGGTTTGTTTTTTTGAGGTTCCTTACTTTCCTTCTTTTCTTTTTTTGCAGTGTTTGCCAGAAGACATGGTGTGCGAGTGTGACGTGGAGAAGAAGAAAAAAGAGCGGGCGGTTCACGTGGTTCTTCAGGTGGACCTTCACTGCGACGGATGTATCTCGAGGATCGTCAGATTAGCCGGTTGTTTGGAAGGTGGTTTATAATCCTCACTTAATCCCTAGAAAACCCAAATCGATTCTCCACTACTACTCAATCAATCAATCAATCGCGTCAATGTTTCTCTCTCTCTCGTACGTACGTCATGCATTTAGTTTTTGATTTTCCCGGAAAATCTTCAATCTTCGCGTCCGTCCAATATCTTTATAATCCCAATCGCGTCGTCAATGTTTCGAAATATATAATAATCTCGTTATGCTTTCCTCTTCACTTAGTTTCTCTGCGTATTCCAAATTCTCCACCAGTAGTGTCGCGTCCGTGTTTTGATTTTTCCCAGAAAATCTTCGCCGAGTCTTAATCTCCGCGTCCGTCCAAAATCTTTTCTCCGATCTAGTTTCAATTGTTTTTGGATCATCTTTTGATTTCACCAACTACTACTGTTGTTATCACTCATACAAGTATGATTCTCATCACTCGTTTACTTTTGTCTTGTGCTCTTGATTTTGATTGTTTCAGGAGTTGAAACTGTGAGAGCAGATCCTGTTTCGAACAAGCTCACTCTCATTGGGTTCATGGATAAATTGCAGAAGAAGACCAATAAGAAGATCGAGCTGCTATCTCCAAAGCCCAAGAAAGATACTTCCAAACTAAACAACCACGCTAAGGCTGATGTCAAGACTACTATGGTACCGCACCACTCTTAACTCACCCTGTTTAGTAATGCACTAAGTTTGTAGTATCAAGAGGTAGATGTCTCACAAGACTTACTTGCCTCTCAAGCAACATACTTCTTTTGAGATTTTACTCATTTTGCAAATATGTAGTGTATCCATTATCGTTTAGGGGTTCATTCGGATTAACAACCACTTAAGCCTTTCAAATACGTTATGCATGAAACTTCTTCACCACTTTGGTTAGATCGCTGTGAGCACAGTGAGCCTGAAGTTGAATTGTGCATGTGACGGTTGCATCACGAGGATTCACAAAACTATCTCCAAGACCAAAGGTCATTAATCCAAAGAATAATCTCTGTTTTCATCATTGTTGACCGATTCTGAGCTTTGTGAATTTGTATTATTGATTCTGCATAACTTGTTGGTCTTGTTTTTAACGGGACTGAGTTTGTGTTAACAGGTGTCTACCAGGTGAAAATAGACAGAGAGATGGAAGTAGTTAGTGTCACCGGGACGATGGAGGTTAAGACTGTGACAGAGAATCTGAAAAGGAAACTGAAGAAAACCGTCCAGGTTGTGCCTGAGAAGAAGGACAAGAAGAAAGAGAATGCAGAGGGAATCTCCAAATCCGGGTCTCCAGGCCTGCCATGCTACGGTTTCAATTATGGGCTTGGACCTTACGGTTTCTTGGGAGGCCCAATCACAGAGCTTTTCAGTCGGGAGGATCCCAACTCTTGCTGCGTTATGTGATTTTGAGGCGA
Proteins encoded in this window:
- the LOC106341260 gene encoding uncharacterized protein LOC106341260, which produces MVCECDVEKKKKERAVHVVLQVDLHCDGCISRIVRLAGCLEGVETVRADPVSNKLTLIGFMDKLQKKTNKKIELLSPKPKKDTSKLNNHAKADVKTTMIAVSTVSLKLNCACDGCITRIHKTISKTKGVYQVKIDREMEVVSVTGTMEVKTVTENLKRKLKKTVQVVPEKKDKKKENAEGISKSGSPGLPCYGFNYGLGPYGFLGGPITELFSREDPNSCCVM